TGCCCTGTTTTCGTGTGATTAGTGTGATTCGTGGTTAATAATTCCCTCGGCCCACCTTACCTTCAATTCGCGCAATTAGCGGAATTCGCGTAAACCCGTTTTCCCCTCTGCATCCAGACGAAAAGCTTCAGAGAACCACGAATCACGCGAACCACAGGAAACAGCGTCTCTGATCTGAGGTGAGCACCGCTATTGCGCAGTTCTCTTCTCCCTGACAAAGCAAGATAACCTCACGCCAAGGACGCGAAGGCCGCAAAGAAGAGAGACGTCAAACCGAAGCGCAGGCTTCAGCCTGCTTGGATTGGTTCGTGTGCTTAGTGTGATTCGTGGTTGAATCCGCTTCCGTCTGTCTTCAATTCGCGAGAATTGGCGTAATTCGCGTAAACGCCGTTTTGTCTTTTCTGAATCCGTGTTCATCCGTGTCCATCCGTGATTAAAATCCTTCTCCTGCATTTCTGCGACATTCACGCGATCCGTGGTGCCCGCGAACTTGCCCTTTGAAGTTCCTTCCGCGGACCGCTACGTTCCTCGAATGGCCGACATCGTCCTGACCACGCTGAACGCGAAGTATATTCATGCTTCGTTCGGGCTGCGTTATCTCATGGCGAATCTCGGCCAACTGCAATCGCACGCGGCCATTGCTGAGTTCGATATCAACCAGCGTCCGCTCGAAATCGCTGAACAGTTGCTCGCCCTCAATCCGCGGATTCTCGGATTCGGGATTTACATCTGGAACGTCACGGAAACCGAAAAGGTCATCGCCACAATCAAGCGCGTTCGGCCGGAAATCGTGGTCATCCTCGGTGGACCCGAAGTCAGCCACGAAACCGGCACACAGTCGATCGTCCATCTCGCCGACCACGTCATCACAGGCGAAGCCGACCTCAAATTCGCGGAGCTCTGTAACCAATTGCTTTTAGCGTCTCTTTCTCCCCTCGCCTGCGACGCGAGGAGCGGGAGAGCGGCCGGGACAGAGGGCGCCTCCTCTCCCCAACCCTCTCCTCCGCTCCGAGCGGAAGAGAGGGAGTTGACTGGAGATCTGCTGAATCACGGGCCAGAGCCACGGTGCTCCACTTGGCTCCCTAAAATCGTCCACGCCCCCCTGCCCGATTTCTCGCAACTTGCGCTTCCCTACGATCTCTACAACGCCGACGACATCGCGCATCGCATCATATATATCGAAGCGTCGCGCGGATGCCCCTTCACCTGCGAGTTTTGCCTTTCGTCGCTCGACGTTCCCGTGCGCCAGGTTCCGCTTCCATTGCTGCTGGATCATCTTCAACGCCTCATCGACCGCGGCGTGAAGCAGTTCAAATTCGTTGACCGCACGTTCAACCTCAACGTCAACGTCAGCCAGGCAATCCTTGAATTCTTTCTTGCACGCCATCAGCCCGGGCACTTCTATCATTTCGAAATGATCCCCGACCGGCTGCCGGTTCCTTTGAGGGAAATTATCGCGAAATTTCCGGCGGGATCTTTGCAATTCGAAGTCGGCATTCAAACCTTCAATCCGACCGTGGGCGGCCTGATCAAGCGCCGGCAGAATTACGATCGGCTCGAGGACAACTTCCGATTCCTGCGGCAGCACACGGGCGTGCACCTGCACGCCGACCTGATTGCGGGCCTACCTGGCGAAACCCTGGAGAGCTTTGCATCAGGCTTCAATCGCCTGATTGCATTGCAGCCGCACGAGATCCAGGTCGGCATTTTGAAGCGGCTGCGCGGAACGCCGATCGTGCGTCACGATGCCGAATGGCGAATGGTGTACAGCAGCCATCCGCCGTATGAGATTTTGCAAAACAAGCTGATTGATTTCGCCACGATGCAGCGTCTGCGCCGGTTCGCGAAGTATTGGGACCTGGTTGGCAACAGCGGTAATTTTGTTGAGACCACACCGTTGCTATGGGCTGGCGACAAATCTCCGTTCGGCGAATTTCAGCGTCTGAGCGAATGGCTCTACGCCCGCACGCGGCGGACGGACAGCATTGCGTTGATGCGCTTGATGGAACTGCTCTTTGTATTCCTGACCCGTGAGCGCGAAGATCGGATCGATCCCAAGGCGGCCGCCGAAGCGCTTTGGCGCGACTATCAACGCGGCGGCCGGTTTGATAAGCCGGGGTTCCTCAAGGATTACCTGCCGGAAGATTCAAAACCGGCGCGCGCTTCGCAGCCCCAGCAACTCCCCAAGCGCCAGTCCCGTCACGCAGCAGCGTAGCGCGACCCGGGTCCCAAAAATTCAGGCGAGGTAAGTCACCTTCCCATCCGAAATCTCGAACACCTTCAACCTTTCCAGATTTTCGAACACGCCATTGACCGCTTCTTCAGAGGCTTGAGCGCCGAGCAAACTTCTGATGGAAGATCGGAGAGTCTTGACGGTGCGGGGTTTTGCGACAGTTGGTCTATTCAGGAAGGCCCGCACCTTTTGAACAGGATCCTGGCTGGGCTTTTGTGGCACGGAGAAACACGTTTAACAGGAGCACGCAGAGGCAGCAGAGAAAAGCAGAGGAAGCTGTTTGCGAATCCGTGTTCATCCGTGGTTAAATTCCACGTCCTCGCGGCTCTCATTTTCGTGTGCTTAGTGTGATTCGTGGTTGACCCTGCCTTTGTCCGCGTTCCTGCCTCGATGTTCGCGAGATTGCCACAATTCCGTCGACAAGTGGGCGTCGTTCTGATTATAAAATGCCGCACAGAAGGAACCTTATGAGCCGATTGGTCATCAATCCCGGCACCTCCCAAGCCACCGAAATCACACTTAAGCCCGGCGTGAACACTGTCGGCCGAGGATCGCACAATGACGTCCAGATCAGTGACGCCAGCGTGTCCGGATCGCATTGCGAGCTGACGCTGCAGGACGGCTGCCTGGCTCTCCGCGATGTG
The nucleotide sequence above comes from Verrucomicrobiia bacterium. Encoded proteins:
- a CDS encoding DUF4080 domain-containing protein produces the protein MADIVLTTLNAKYIHASFGLRYLMANLGQLQSHAAIAEFDINQRPLEIAEQLLALNPRILGFGIYIWNVTETEKVIATIKRVRPEIVVILGGPEVSHETGTQSIVHLADHVITGEADLKFAELCNQLLLASLSPLACDARSGRAAGTEGASSPQPSPPLRAEERELTGDLLNHGPEPRCSTWLPKIVHAPLPDFSQLALPYDLYNADDIAHRIIYIEASRGCPFTCEFCLSSLDVPVRQVPLPLLLDHLQRLIDRGVKQFKFVDRTFNLNVNVSQAILEFFLARHQPGHFYHFEMIPDRLPVPLREIIAKFPAGSLQFEVGIQTFNPTVGGLIKRRQNYDRLEDNFRFLRQHTGVHLHADLIAGLPGETLESFASGFNRLIALQPHEIQVGILKRLRGTPIVRHDAEWRMVYSSHPPYEILQNKLIDFATMQRLRRFAKYWDLVGNSGNFVETTPLLWAGDKSPFGEFQRLSEWLYARTRRTDSIALMRLMELLFVFLTREREDRIDPKAAAEALWRDYQRGGRFDKPGFLKDYLPEDSKPARASQPQQLPKRQSRHAAA